The Obesumbacterium proteus DNA window ACTGTGCTACGATTTCAATGTTCTGGGATTTGTTAGCAAAGTCGTAAACTGCATCTGCTTTGTTAGAGGAGAAATCACCGAAACGGTTAGCGTTATAAGCCTGAGTATACATAGCGGCTAAATAAACGTTGTTAGCATCGTATTTCAGACCACCGGTGTAGATGTCTGCTTTATCGCCGTGACCATAGTCTAAACGGTTCTGTTCGTTGGTACGGTCAGATGAAGAGTACGCTGCTGCTGCGCTAACGCCCCAGCCCAGATCGTAGGACAGAGACATACCGTAGCCGTCACCGTTCTGGCCTTGTACTGAACGACCATTGTTGGACTCTTCAGCGCTGTCGTTTTTGCCTTGATACTGCAGAGCAAAGTTCAGACCGTCGACCATACCGAAGAAGTCGGTGTTACGGTAGGTCAGCATGCCGTTACCGCGTTGGAACAGGAAGTTGTCCGCACCGTAGGTATCGCCACCGAACTCTGGCAGCACGTCAGTCCAAGAACCAACATCATAGATCACACCGTAGTTACGGCCGTAATCCAAAGAACCGAACTCAGCAAATTTCAAACCAGCGAAGCCAACACGGGTAAAGTTGTTGTTATCTTGGCTTTCTGCATGGTTCAGGTTTGCTTGATATTCCCACTGGCCATAGCCGGTCAGCTGGTCGTTAATCTGAGTTTCACCTTTGAAGCCGAAACGAACGTAAGACTGATCGCCGTCTGAACCGTTGTCGTCTGAGAAGTAGTGCAGTCCATCTAATTTACCGAACAGATCCAGCTTGTTGCCGTCTTTGTTGTAGATTTCTGCAGCGTTAGCTGCGCCTGCGACTAAAAGTGCAGGGATGATTACTGCCAGCAGATTACGTTTCACTATGATATTCCTTCTTAGTTTTTTGACCGGCCAAGGTCAGTTATATGTGCCACTGCTTATTTATGTTTTTTTACACTCGCTGTGTGAACTTAAGTGCGTGCCATCAGTCAAAGTTCACGACACAAGCATAGCTTAATAATATGTTTAATGCGCTATAAATAAAAAGTGCCTATGCGACGTTTATTTATTTTTTATGGTAATTAAATGTATTGAAATGTAAATGAAGCAAAGATAAATATACAAACCTGCTGCAGAGTGACCAATTTTTCCCCGAAAAAAGATACCCTTAAGTGATAATTAACCATCCGAATTTTTTTGTCTGTTTTATAAGAAATCGCTCACCACACAAATTGCAAATTACAATGAAGAATATGATGTATAATTAAATCTCATCATTGTTACTGCATTTTTTTACTGTGTCTTAAGATTCTTTTTACACCGAACCTTTATTTAAGGTTCGGTTTTTTTTATCTTTAAACTTATAAAAGTCTATATTTATCAGTGTGTTGTGTGTTTTATTTGTGCGCTTGTTTTCACTTTCTCTATTATGGAAAAAGTTGGGGAATAGGCTATAATAAGAAATTACTTGTCAAATAATGCCGTTCTTAAATCGATTTTTAGCTATTTGTGCGATTTCTCTTTACGCCCCTCATCGTTATTTCATATGTCTATTCCGATAGACGCCTCATACCGTTTTTTGGCTATTCATGCTTAAAATAATAAACAGCACATATAGTCAAGAATTAACAGATTTTGAGCGTTGCTGTTTATTAAATATGAGGTGGTGCGTTGACTGCCTTGGGTGAAAATAATCGAGCGCAGATCTGTGACTGATACGCTGATATCAATGGGGCTTATTGGCTGTTAAACGATCTATTGAAGTATCAGCAGATATATATATACGAAGCGGATGAGAAGCGAAGCACTGTCGCAATATTATTCGTGAGCAGCTGATTTTTGCCACTCATGTTTTCTGGGGAATGACCTAATTTAGGCAATAAAAAACCCGCCGTGAGCGGGTTTAAGATACGAGATACGTTTACTGATTAATCACCATCTGGATGTGCGCGTTTTGCTCTCTTTTCCGCGCGTTTCTCTGCAGGGCTCTTCAACGGTTTCTTCTTCGCATTCTTTTTGCTATCCATTCCCTTACTCATTTTGGCCTCTCTTAACCGTAGTTAGGTTGGTATGCCCGTTAACTAAAGCTCTCTACGGCCAAACTTGCAAGCGACATTTTGTATAGATAGTTCAACGCAATGATTTATATGGTTTTATTAATCGGTGTTGATGAATAGGAAAAGTATGTCAGTAAGTCGTTTATTGCATAGTTGAAAAACGTGAACATCTGGTTGTGATTTTGTTGCTGACTTCATGGCAATACGCGAAGGGAAAATGTAAGATA harbors:
- the ompC gene encoding porin OmpC, whose product is MKRNLLAVIIPALLVAGAANAAEIYNKDGNKLDLFGKLDGLHYFSDDNGSDGDQSYVRFGFKGETQINDQLTGYGQWEYQANLNHAESQDNNNFTRVGFAGLKFAEFGSLDYGRNYGVIYDVGSWTDVLPEFGGDTYGADNFLFQRGNGMLTYRNTDFFGMVDGLNFALQYQGKNDSAEESNNGRSVQGQNGDGYGMSLSYDLGWGVSAAAAYSSSDRTNEQNRLDYGHGDKADIYTGGLKYDANNVYLAAMYTQAYNANRFGDFSSNKADAVYDFANKSQNIEIVAQYQFDFGLRPSVAYLQSKGKDIGNGYGDQDLVKYVDVGATYYFNKNMSTYVDYKINLLDDNRFTNNAGINTDDIVALGVVYQF